From the Candidatus Saccharimonadaceae bacterium ML1 genome, one window contains:
- the rpsM gene encoding 30S ribosomal protein S13, translating to MARIAGVVIPDDKQVQVSLTYIYGIGPKFARDILAAAKIEPTTRVKDLTEAEEQKLRDIIDNDYVTEGDLQRLVTNNIKRLKDINAYRGLRHKAGLPTRGQRTRTNARTRKGKAIAVGGAQPKAASKT from the coding sequence ATGGCTCGAATTGCTGGGGTTGTTATCCCCGACGATAAGCAAGTGCAGGTGTCGCTCACGTATATTTACGGGATCGGACCGAAGTTTGCACGGGACATCCTTGCGGCGGCAAAGATTGAGCCGACCACTCGGGTGAAGGATCTCACCGAGGCTGAAGAGCAGAAACTTCGCGACATTATCGACAATGATTATGTGACCGAAGGCGATCTGCAGCGCCTGGTGACAAATAATATTAAGCGTCTGAAAGACATTAATGCCTACCGCGGCTTGCGCCACAAGGCTGGTCTTCCGACTCGCGGTCAGCGTACTCGTACGAATGCACGGACTCGTAAGGGTAAGGCAATCGCCGTGGGCGGCGCACAACCAAAAGCAGCAAGCAAGACTTGA
- the rpmJ gene encoding 50S ribosomal protein L36, whose amino-acid sequence MKVRASVKKISPDDQLVRRKGRLRVINKKKPKNKQRQG is encoded by the coding sequence ATGAAAGTTCGTGCGAGTGTCAAAAAAATCAGCCCTGATGATCAGCTGGTTCGGCGCAAAGGCCGTCTCCGTGTCATCAACAAGAAAAAACCTAAGAATAAGCAAAGGCAGGGTTAA
- the infA gene encoding Translation initiation factor IF-1, translating to MASSKEVIKLRGKVVEALPNTQFKVELENGLSIIAHISGKMRKHYIRLVPGDTVEVELTPYDLTKGRIVFRARD from the coding sequence ATGGCGAGTTCCAAGGAAGTTATTAAATTGCGCGGTAAGGTAGTGGAAGCACTGCCTAATACGCAATTCAAAGTAGAGTTGGAGAACGGCCTAAGTATTATCGCTCACATTAGCGGCAAAATGCGCAAGCACTACATCCGCTTAGTCCCAGGCGATACCGTGGAAGTCGAGTTAACCCCGTATGATCTCACCAAGGGTAGAATCGTATTCCGCGCACGTGATTAA